GGGTAGGTGGTCGGTGGAGTTTGGGAACATGTCGCCTGCTGCGCTCCTCTTTGAACTTGGCACCCATCGTCCCGATCGCGTGAAAGCCGCCCTGCAGGCGGTGCCCGCGCAGGCCGAGGGGTTGCGGGAAATCCTGCCGGCGCGGCTCGCCAACTGCGCCGCCCGCACGGTGGCCGATCCGTTGGACGAATCCGTCTCTGAGGCTTTCTGGTGGATGTATGTCGCCGCGGCGCTGCGATTGCCGGGATGCCACGCCTCGATCGTGCGCCTGCTGCGGAACGACGACGAGGTGGGCTACGCGCGCTGGGGCGACCTGGTGACCGAAGACGCGCCGGTGATCCTGGCCGATACCTTCGATGGCGAGGTGCGGCCGCTGATCGAGCTTGCGGACGACGAGGCCAGTGGGCCGTGGAATCGGGAAGCGGCGCTGCGGGCCTTGATCCGATTGACGGAAGAAACGCGCATCGAGCGCGCCGTGGTGATCGAGCTGATCACGCGGCAACTGGAGGATATGCTTCTTCATTTGCCGCGACTCTCGCGTGAGGCCGTCGACTCGATGCAGTTGGAAAACTTGGTGACGCACGCGACCAACCTGTGCCAGACCGTGGCCTTCGACCTGCGGGAGCCGCTGCTCCCGCCGCTCGTGCGCCAAGTGGTGCAGGCGGGCCTTTTCGATCGCCGCATGTGTGGTGTCGATGACTTGGAGGAAGGCCTCGTCGGGCGGGACAGGTTTCGGCCGCAGCGGCGACCGTCTATCCCACTGGACCTATGGCGGCATGTCAGTTGGTGGGCGTGCTTCGAAACTTCCCGCGACCGCCGGCCCAAATTGCCGAAGGTGAAAGCCAAGACCGGTCGCAATGGTCCATGCCCCTGCGGCAGCGGGAAAAAGTTCAAGAAATGCTGCGGGGCGTGAGCGGCGCGACGGATTCTTCCAAACCGCGGCCTTCGCCGGCTTCCTCGTGGGTGATGCCGTCACGGATGTGGTAGATGCGGCGGAAGGTGGGGATAATTTTTTCGTCGTGGGTCACGACGATGACGGCGGTCTGGTAGCGGCGCGCCATGGCGTTGAGAATGCGGATGACGGAGAGGGCGCGCACGCTGTCGAGCGGGGCGGTGGGTTCGTCGGCGAGGATGACCGGCGGATGATTGACGAGGGCGCGGGCGATGGAGACGCGTTGTTGTTCCCCGCCGGAGAGCTGGGCGGGCAGGGCGTCGGCGCGATGGGCCACGTCGAGGGCGGCGAGCAGCTCGTGGGCGCGCGTCCGGGCTTCGCGGTCGGAGAGGCCCGCCAGCATCGGCAGGAGCGCGACGTTGTCGGTGACATTGAGGAAGGGGATGAGGTGCGGGGCCTGGAAGACGAAGCCGATGCGGTCGCGGCGCAGAGCGCGCAGATCACGGAGTTTCCAACCGTCGTCGTAGATGACGTCGCCGCCGATGGCCATGCGACCGCCGGTGGGTTCGATGACCGCGCCGAGGCATTTGAGCAGGGTCGATTTGCCGGAACCGGAGGGGCCGACCAGGCCCACCACCTCGCCGGGGGCGACGTGGAGATTGACGCCCTTGAGGGCGTCGACGGCGGTGTCGCCGGCGCCGTAGCGTTTACGGAGGGCTGTGAGCGTGATGCCGACGGCGGGTTGCATGGCGCGAGGGTGGTTTGGGGCGGTCATCCGCCGATCGCTTCGGCGGGATCGACCCGCAGGGCGGCGCGAATGGCCACAAGACTGGCGACGACGCACAGGGCGACT
This portion of the Actomonas aquatica genome encodes:
- a CDS encoding DUF1186 domain-containing protein — its product is MSPAALLFELGTHRPDRVKAALQAVPAQAEGLREILPARLANCAARTVADPLDESVSEAFWWMYVAAALRLPGCHASIVRLLRNDDEVGYARWGDLVTEDAPVILADTFDGEVRPLIELADDEASGPWNREAALRALIRLTEETRIERAVVIELITRQLEDMLLHLPRLSREAVDSMQLENLVTHATNLCQTVAFDLREPLLPPLVRQVVQAGLFDRRMCGVDDLEEGLVGRDRFRPQRRPSIPLDLWRHVSWWACFETSRDRRPKLPKVKAKTGRNGPCPCGSGKKFKKCCGA
- a CDS encoding ABC transporter ATP-binding protein, encoding MQPAVGITLTALRKRYGAGDTAVDALKGVNLHVAPGEVVGLVGPSGSGKSTLLKCLGAVIEPTGGRMAIGGDVIYDDGWKLRDLRALRRDRIGFVFQAPHLIPFLNVTDNVALLPMLAGLSDREARTRAHELLAALDVAHRADALPAQLSGGEQQRVSIARALVNHPPVILADEPTAPLDSVRALSVIRILNAMARRYQTAVIVVTHDEKIIPTFRRIYHIRDGITHEEAGEGRGLEESVAPLTPRSIS